One Vigna unguiculata cultivar IT97K-499-35 chromosome 7, ASM411807v1, whole genome shotgun sequence genomic region harbors:
- the LOC114191354 gene encoding sporozoite surface protein 2-like, which yields MDEPNDPNGHDDLDGPDDRDGPYDSHVRFVRPVRVVGQVRVVWLIWVVLLFRLFGIVRPDDPEQPDDPNLFGIVRPEDLHGTVNLDGPVDLNDPGGLVDTYEPDNPDQPEDQTRPDDKNVPDDLDRPDNRDKPNDPHAPDDPDAPTRR from the exons ATGGACGAGCCTAACGACCCAAATGGACACGACGACTTGGACGGGCCAGACGATCGGGATGGGCCTTACGACTC GCATGTTAGGTTTGtaaggcccgttcgggtcgtcggacaAGTCCGGGTTGTTTGGCTTATTTGGGTCGTCTTGCTTTTCCGATTGTTTGGGATTGTTCGGCCTGACGACCCGGAACAACCCGACGACCCAAACCTGTTTGGGATTGTTCGGCCTGAGGACCTGCATGGGACCGTAAACCTGGACGGGCCGGTGGACCTGAACGACCCAGGTGGTCTCGTCGACACTTACGAGCCTGACAACCCAGATCAGCCCGAAGACCAGACAAGGCCCGACGACAAGAACGTGCCCGACGACCTCGATAGGCCTGACAACCGGGATAAGCCCAATGACCCACACGCTCCCGATGACCCGGATGCTCCCACGCGAAGATAG